Genomic segment of Streptomyces longhuiensis:
TCGTCGGGATCTTCGGCGGCAAGCAGCCGATCGGCCCGATGTACGCGTTCGTCGGCATCAGCGGCATGGCGAAGATGTCCTCCAGCAAGGGCGGGGTCCCGACCCCGGCCGACGCGCTCCAGATCATGGAGCCGCAGCTGCTTCGCTGGCTGTACGCCCGCCGCCGGCCCAACCAGTCCTTCAAGATCGCCTTCGACCAGGAGATCCAGCGGCTCTACGACGAGTGGGACAAGCTCGCCTCCAAGGTCGCCGACGGCTCGGTCCTGCCGGCGGACGCCGCCGCGTACACGCGTGCCGTGGGCACCGCGGCCGGTGAACTGCCGCGCACCCCGCGGCCGTTGCCGTACCGCACCCTGGCCTCCGTCGCCGACGTCACCGCCGGCGCCGAGGACCAGACCCTGCGCATCCTCAGCGAGCTCGACCCGGAGAACCCGGTCACCGCGCTCGACGAGGTGCGGCCGAGGCTCGACCGGGCCGAGGCGTGGATCAGCAAGTACGTGCCCGCAGAGTCGCGCACCCTGGTGCGCGCCGAGCCGGACACGCAGGCGCTGGCCGCGCTCGACGACGAGGCCCGCGAGTCGCTGCGGCTCCTCCTCGACGGGCTGGACTCGCACTGGTCCCTCGACGGCCTGACGCACCTCGTCTACGGCGTGCCGAAGGTCCAGGCGGGCTTCTCGCCGGACGCGACGCCGAAGGAGCTGCCGCCGGAGATCAAGACGGCCCAGCGGTCGTTCTTCGCGCTCCTGTACGACCTGCTCGTCGGCCGTGACACCGGGCCGCGGCTGCCCACGCTGCTGCTCGCCGTGGGCGCGGACCGGGTGCGCAAGCTGCTCGGAGCCTGAGCGAACGGAAGGGGCCGCACCGGATGTTCCGGTGCGGCCCCTTCCGCGTCTGTGGCGGGTCAGGCGATGTGGTCCTCGATGAACTCGCTGTTCAGCCGCTGCATGAACAGGTCCATGTAGCGGTGCAGGTCACGCGGTTCAAGGCTGGTTCCGAACGTCGCCTCGACGTTCGCGTGGAACGTGCCCGGGGTGGGCCCGCCCTCGCCGTCTATCGACTTGCGGAACACCTGGTACAGGTCCTCCTCCGTCGGCGGCTCCTCGCCGGTCTCGATGCCCTCACCGAGCTGGCGGGTGCGGTTGGGCCCGGACGGAACGGGGAACTCCGGCTCCTGCGCCTGCATCTGCATCTGCGCGGGGACGAAGGCCTCGGCCGGCAACTGCTCCTGGACCTGACCGGGAGCCTGGTCGTCCTGCTGCTCCTGGTACCAGGGTTCGTACTCCTGCTCAGGCACGTACGTCGGGTCGTAGCCACCGTCGTACGACGCCGGCTGAGGCGGGGTCGCGAACCACGGGCTCGACTCCTCGCCGGCGGCAGCGGCAGCGGCGGCGGCGGCCGCGGCCGGAGTCCCGGGCGCGACGGCGGCCGGCTGCGGACCGGTGGCCACGGGAGCGGGGCGTTCCAGTTCGGGTACGGGGGCGGCCGGTGACGGTGACGGTGCCGGGGGCAGCAGCGCGGGCTCGATGCCGGCGGCGGCCAGGCCCGAGGGGGCGGTCTCCGCGAGCGGGACGCCGTAGCGCGCGAGGCGCAGCGGCATCAGGGACTCGACGGGGGCCTTGCGGCGCCAGGCGCGGCCGAAACGGGAGTGCAGACGGGCCTGGTAGACGAGACGGTCCTGCTCCAGCTTGATGACCTGCTCGTAGGAGCGCAGTTCCCACAGCTTCATGCGGCGCCACAGCAGGAACGTGGGCAGCGGGGAGAGCAGCCAGCGCGTGAGGCGCACGCCCTCCATGTGCTTGTCGGCCGTGATGTCCGCGATCCGGCCCACGGCGTGCCGCGCGGCCTCGACCGAGACGACGAACAGGATCGGGATGACGGCGTGCATGCCGACGCCGAGGGGGTCCGGCCAGGCGGCCGCGCCGTTGAACGCGATCGTCGCCGCGGTCAGCAGCCACGCCGTCTGGCGCAGCAGGGGGAACGGTATGCGGATCCAGGTCAGCAGCAGGTCCAGGGCGAGCAGTACGCAGATACCCGCGTCGATGCCGATCGGGAACACATAGCTGAAGTTCCCGAACCCCTTCTGGAGCGCGAGTGAGCGAACGGCCGCGTACGAACCCGCGAAACCGATGCCGGCGATGACCACCGCACCGGCGACGACCACGCCGATGAGTATGCGGTGCGTCCGTGTCAGCTGTGGCGCGGCCACACGTGCTCCCCTCCCTGTACGCCTTGTTGCGCGCAACAGCCTCGCACATCGGCGCGCGGGTCCGTGGCCCGGTACGGCGGGAGCCCGGCCCCATAAGGGACCGGGCTCCGCAAAAGGCGTGACCGGCAAGTGAGTTGAGGCCCGCCCGGCGCCGACCGGGGGCCACGGAGGGCCACTTGGCGGCCGGTCGCCTACAGGGTCACGACTTCGAGGACGCCTTGTCCGACGGCGTGGCCGAGGTCTTCGAGGACGACTTCTCGGACGGCTTCGCGGAAGACTTGGCGGACGCCTTCTCCGACGGCTCGGAGGAGGCCTTGTCCGACGGCTTCGACGACGCGGAACCGGCGGTGTCCGAGCCGCCCGCGCCGTTCGCCGAGACGACCGCCGCGGCGGCGTCCTTCGCCGCCTTCTCGGCGTCCTTCACCAGCTCGTCGGCGCCCGGCGTCGTCTCGCCCGCGAGACCCGCGCCGTTGTAGTCGATCGTGACGACGACGTTCTCGACGCGCGTGACGACCGTCTGCTGCTTGAAGGTGCCTTCCTTCTTCTTCAGCTCGTACGTCACCGCAGTCGCCTCGTCGCCCGTGCCGCTGACCGGCTCCGCCTTCGGGGACTTCGCGCCGTCCACGGACTGCGCGTCGGTCACCTGCTTGGTGAAGTACTCGTGCGCCAGCTTGTTGCCGCTGCCGCGGGCCGCGTCCGAGTCGAAACGCATCAGCGACGCGTTGAGCCAGCGGAACTGCGACCCCTTCACGCCCTTGTTGTCGAGGCTCGACCAGGAGCAGGTGCCCCGCACCGACTCGTCGTCGGAGGAGCCCGCCTTGCCCGACTTCGCCTCCGGGACGAGATCGTCGAGCGTCTTCTTCGAGATCGCGGCGCACGGCTGCGGCAGCGAGTCGTACGCCGCCGCCTTCACCTTGGCGGCCGCGTCACTCGGGGAGGCCGACGCCTTCGAGGAGCGCTTGTCGGCCCCGTCGCCGGAGTCCGAGCCGGAGGAGCAGCCGGATGCCACGAGGATCACCGGCACGGCGGCTGCGCAGACAAATATGCGGGTGAGTCGCTTGGTCGGTCGGTGCATGGTTCCTTATTCTCCGGGTTTGCCTGGTACGTACCCGAGAGGTGCGGCCCGGGTCCGATGGGCCACCGTACGCCCAAGCCGGGCGGCGCGACTCCGCTTCCGCGGACCCGCGCACCCGCGCTACCACCGGTTACCCGCCCAGCGTCCCGGCCAGCTTCTGGGCCAGTTCCTGCGCCCTGTCCTGCATTTCCTTGCTGTCCGGCACCTTCGCGGCGGGGCCCGGCTGCTGCTCGTACTCGACGGTCACGATGACGTTGGACGTGCGGAACACCACAGTCACCGTGCGGTGGCCGCCCGCCGACGCGGACGCCGTCAGCTGGTCGTCGAGGAACGCCTCGTCGGCCAGCCCCTCGAGAGCGCGGGGCTGCAGGTCGGCGCCCGGAGCGGAGTCGTCCGACGGGCTCGACGAGGCGTCGTCCGTCTTGCCCGAGGCCTCGTCCGAGGCTTCGTCGTCCGTCTTGCCCGACTTCTTCCCTGCCTTCTCCGAGTCGTCCCCGGCGTCCTTGTCGGCGCCGGCCGAGGGGGAGTCGGAAGCGGTCGGCGACGTCGTGTCCGTCGGGACCGGCTCCGGCAGGTGCGCGTCGGTCCGCTTCGACGTGAAGACCTGGCCGGCCTCGGTGTCGTCACTGACCGTGTTGTCGTAGGACACGACCCGTTCGAAGTCGACCAGCAGGCGATGCGTCGCGTCCGCCCCGTCGTCCTTCCAGCGGCAGCCCACGCGCCGGTCCGTGTCGTACGTGACCGTGGCCGCGCCCTCGTACGCCTTGTCGCGCTGCTCGCCCTCTGGGAGCTGCTTGATGCCGGGCAGCATCTTGTCGAGGGTGCCCTTGTCGAGCTGGCGGCACGGCTCGGGCAGGGTGCGGTACTTGCCGGGCCGGGCGGCCACGGCGCTGGTGCCGACGTCGCCGGGCTTGGAGTCGGTGGCGTCACCGGTGGCCCCGGAGCCTCCGGTGCAGCCGGTGAGCAGCGCTGCGAGGAGCGCGGCGACGCCGGGTACGTACGCCTTCCGCTGCACGGTGATGGCCCCTCTCGACAAGGTGACACGTCGTCGGACGTGCTTATTCGGTTGCCGTCGCAGGACGGCCGATGGACACAATGTGTATCGCACGCACTGCTGTGAACGCCGGTCCGATATCCCATTCGTCGACCTTGGCGCCGGTATTTGCGATTACAGACTTTTGATCAAGTACGCGAACGTACGGGAGCGTACGGGGGAAACGAGGACACTATGTCGTATGTAGAGGTACCGGGAGCGAAGGTGCCGATCCGGATGTGGACGGATCCGGCGTCGGTCGAGGACGTGGCGATGCAGCAGCTGCGCAATGTCTCGACGTTGCCGTGGATCAAGGGTCTGGCCGTGATGCCCGATGTGCACTTCGGCAAGGGGGCGACGGTCGGCTCGGTCATCGCGATGCACGGCGCGGTCTGCCCGGCGGCGGTGGGCGTGGACATCGGCTGCGGCATGTCGGCGGTGAAGACGTCCCTGACGGCGAATGACCTGCCCGGGGACCTGTCCCGGCTGCGCTCGAAGATCGAGCAGGCGATCCCGGTGGGTCGCGGTATGCACGACGACCCGGTGGATCCGGGGCGGCTGCACGGCTTCGGCACGGGCGCCTGGGACGACTTCTGGGGGCGTTTCGAGGGGGTCGCGGACGCGGTGAAGTTCCGTGAGGAACGGGCCGCGAAGCAGATGGGGACGCTCGGCGGCGGGAACCACTTCTGGGAGTTTTGTCTCGATACCGACAATTCGGTCTGGGTCATGCTCCATTCGGGTTCGCGGAACATCGGCAAGGAACTGGCCGACCACCACATCGGCGTCGCGCAGAAGCTGTCGCACAATCAGGGCCTGGTCGACCGGGACCTCGCGGTGTTCATCGCGCAGACCCCGCAGATGGCGGCGTACCGCAACGACCTGTTCTGGGCGCAGGAATACGCGAAGTACAACCGCGCGATCATGATGGCGCTCTCCCTGGACGTGATTCGCCGCGAGTTCAAGAAGGCGAAGCCGACGTTCGAGCCGGTGATCTCCTGCCACCACAACTATGTGTCGGAGGAGCGCTACGACGGCATGGACCTGCTCGTCACCCGGAAGGGCGCGATCCGTGCGGGTTCCGGTGAGTACGGGATCATCCCGGGCTCGATGGGCACGGGCTCGTACATCGTGAAGGGCCTCGGGAACGTGGCGTCGTTCAACTCGGCGTCGCACGGTGCCGGCCGCAGGATGAGCCGGAACGCCGCGAAGAAGCAGTTCTCGACGAAGGACCTGGAGGAGCAGACGCGGGGCGTGGAGTGCCGTAAGGACTCCGGCGTCGTCGACGAGATCCCGGGTGCCTACAAGCCGATCGAGAAGGTCATCGACCAGCAGCGCGACCTGGTCGAGGTCGTCGCGAAGCTGAAGCAGGTCATCTGCGTGAAGGGCTGAACGGCCCTCGGCGCGCGCCTGCTTCGCCGCTCGGACACTCCGCTACTTCGCGTGGGTGACCGCGTAGATCATGACCAGGGCCACCAGGTGGATGCCGAAGAGGAAGTAGGCCAGGTACCACCACATGTGGCGCTCGCCGCGTTTCTCCTCCTCGCGGCGGCGCTCGTCCGCCTCACGCTCCAGGATCTCGAGCGGGTCGGGAGGTTCCGGGGGCATCACAGCTCCCTGTGGACCTTGGTGTTGGAGGCCTGGGCGCGGGGGCGGACGACGAGCAGGTCGATGTTCACGTGGCTGGGGCGGGTGACCGCCCAGGTGATGGTGTCGGCCACGTCGTCCGCCGAGAGCGGCTCGGCGACGCCCGCGTAGACCTTCTCGGCCTTCTCGGTGTCGCCGCCGAAGCGGGTCAGGGCGAACTCCTCGGTCTTGACCATGCCGGGCGCGACCTCGATGACGCGGACCGGGGTGCCGACGATCTCCAGGCGCAGGGTCTCGGCGAGGACGTGCTCGGCGTGCTTGGCCGCCACGTAGCCGGCGCCGCCCTCGTACGTGCCGTGCCCGGCCGTGGAGGAGAGGACGACGACCGTGCCGTCGCCGCTCGCGGTGAGCGCGGGGAGCAGGGCCTGGGTGACGTTCAGCGTGCCGATGACGTTCGTCTCGTACATCTGGCGCCACTCGGCGGGGTCGCCCGTCGCCACGGGGTCCGCGCCGAGCGCGCCGCCCGCGTTGTTCACGAGGACGCCGATGGTCTTGAAGGCGGTGGCGAACTCGTCGACCGCGGCACGGTCCGTGATGTCGAGCGCGTAGGCCGCCGCCTGGTGGCCCGCGTCGTTGATCTCGGCGGCCAGCGTCTCGATCCGGTCCTTGCGGCGCGCGGTGAGCACGACCCGGTAACCGGCCGCTGCCAGCTGTCGTGCGGTGGCTGCGCCGATTCCGCTGCTCGCGCCGGTGATGACGGCGATGCGGGAGGCGGCTGCGGGCGCGGCGGCGGTCATGGCTTGCTCCTCGGACGTGCGATCGACTCCCGCCAGGATAGGCAGGCGGCGCGCGGTGGTGTCACCGGCCGCCGCGGGGCGCGTACATGATCACGGCCATGCCGGCCAGGCAGATGAGGGCTCCGGTGACGTCCCAGCGGTCGGGCCGGTAGCCGTCCGCGACCATGCCCCAGGCGATCGAGCCCGCGACGAAGACGCCTCCGTACGCGGCGAGGATGCGGCCGAACTCGCCGTCGGGCTGGAGCGTGGCCACGAACCCGTAGACGCCGAGGGCGATGACGCCCGCGCCGATCCACGCCCATCCCCTGTGTTCGCGCACGCCCTGCCAGACGAGCCAGGCGCCGCCGATCTCGAAGAGGGCGGCGAGGACGAAGAGGAGCGCTGAGCGGGCGACAAGCATGCGGGACAGGCTGCCATGCGGGTCCTGTGCGGCCGTCGCACCGTCACCTGTTGGACGGCGCCTGCGGAGCGGGATGCGTGGGATACATCAGGAGACCCGCCTGGCGTGACCGGTGATTCGTGGTCGGTGATCTGTGGCGGAGGACGAGAGGCGGAAAGAACATGCTGGTGAGGCAGGGTGTGGGGCGTGTGGTTGGGCGTGGGGTCGGGGTTGTCGGGCTGAGTGCCGCCGCGGTGCTGGGGGCTGGTCCCGCCGTTGCCGACGGGCCCCGGCCGCGGCCCGTTCCTGAGGTCGATCTGGCGTATCACGGGCAGGTCGCCATGTCCGGGGGCCGGGTGGAGACCCGGCTGATCCCGCAGAACCACGGTCCGTCGTCGGTGGCGGACGCCACGCTGCGGCTGCGCTGGTCGGCGCCGGTCACGGACACACGGGGGCTGCCGCCGATGTGTGTGCGGGCGGGCGCGCAGACGGTCCTGTGCCGGACCGGCGCGCTGCCGGCGGACAGCCGGGGCAGGCGGATCCGGGTGTCGGCGCGGCTGGCCGGGGCGCCTTCGGAGGTGACGGTGCGGATCGACACGATGTGGAGCGCGGGCACCGTGGACCACAATCCGCAGAACAGCACGCCCAAGGTGCTGGCCCTGGACACCGGGGACGTCTACTACTTCTGACTCCGGTGAGCCGGGCGGCTTCTTCCGGGACGGGGGTGTGCGGCCCCGGGCGGGGCTCCTATCGTTCGGGCATGAAGATCACTGACATGGAGCCCGGCGATCCACGCCTCGGCGCCGAGGTCCTGCCCGTGCTCCAGGAGCTGCGCCCGCACCTGACCGGCGAGCTGTTCTCCGAGGTGTACGCGCAGGGGTACCCGCAAGGGCTGCGGTTCACGGCCGCGTACACCGACGACGGGTCGTGCGCGGGCGTCGCGGGGTGGCGCGTGGTCGCCAACACGAGCGCGCTGCGCAAGCTGTACGTCGACGACCTGGTGACCGCCGAGCGGGCCCGGTCGGGCGGCGTGGGCCGCGCGCTGCTCACGTACCTGGAGGAGCGGGCGCGGGAACTGGGCTGCCGCACGCTCCAGTTGGACTCGGGGACGCGCCGGACGGACGCGCACCGCTTCTATCTGCGGGAGCGCATGGACATCACGGCGTTCCACTTCACGAAGAAGCTCGGCTGAGGGTCCGCAGGTCGAGGTGCCAGTCGTGGCAGCGGATCGCGCGGCCCTTCGGGTACTCGAAGTCGCAGGGGCCGCGCAGGGTGAAGCCGGCGCTGCGGCAGACGCCGTTCGACGCGGAGTGGTCGACGGCCGGGAACGCGTGCAGATGGCGCAGGCGCGCCCGGTCGGCGGCCGCGTGCGCGGCGACGAGGCGGGCGGCCGCGGCGGCGATGCCGCGGCCCTGGTAGCCGGGGAGGACGCCCCAGCCGGTCTCCCAGATCCGTTCGCCCTGCCACGGTGTCGCCCAGTAGCCGATGGAGCCGGCCGCGGGGGCGTCGGGTCCCGCGGTGATGCGGAACATCCGGCCGTGCCCGTCGAGCGTGGACAGGGCGAGGTAGCGGCGGTGCCGGTCCATGAGCTGGTCGAGGGTCTCGGGGCCGCCGAGGTGGGCCGTCATCTCGGGCGCGTTGTTCTTGAGCAGGAGGTCGAAGTCGGCGTCCGCCCAGGGCACGAGGCCTATGTGCGTCATCTTTTCCGCGGCCGTCCTGTGTCCGGTGCTGTGCGTCATCGGTTCATCGGTTCCTCGGTGCGTAGGCCGTCGGCGGCACGCCCACGGTCGCGGTGAAATCTCTGACGAGGTGGGCCTGGTCGGCGTATCCGAGGTCGGCCGCGAGAGCGGACCAGTCGACGGCGGCGTCCGAGTCGGCGCGTTCCAGCGCCTGGTGGATGCGGTGGCGCAGGATGATCCACTTCGGTCCGACGCCGACGTAGGCGGAGAAGAGGCGTTGCAGGGCCCGTACGGAGAGGCCCTGTGCGGCCGCGAACTCGCCGACGCGGTGCACGGTGGTGTCGGTGCGGATGCGGTCGACGAGGTCCATGGCGAGGTCGGCCTGCGGGTCGGCGGCGGCGGCGCGGGCGAGCAGGAAGGCGTCGAGCGCGGCCACGCGCGCGTGCTCGTCGTCGGGGCCGGTGACCGCTCGCGCGATGTCGGGCGGGGCGCCGGTGAACACGTCGCCCATGGGCAGTTCCTGGCCGGTCCAGTGGATGACCGGTACGTCAGGGGCGTAGGGCCGGAAGCCTCCGCTGCGGAACTTCACCCCGCACACCCGGCCGCGGCCGGTCAGCTTCTTGGTGAACAGGCCGAGCGCGACGCCGGTGACCACGCCGACGGGCGGTCCGCCGGGGCCTTCGGCGCCGCCCTCGTCGTCGTAGCGCTCGAAGGTCAGGTTGACCGAGGGGTGCGGGACGATGTGGGACGCGTAGGGCTCGGAGAGGTCCCAGTCGATGAACCAGTAGTTCTCGACGTAGTGGCGCAGCGGCTCGGCGGGCTCGTGGCGGCGGAACCGTACGCGGGTCAGGAGCTCGTTCGGGTCGACGATGCCGCGGGTGCCACGGCTGGGTGCGGCCATGGCCGGATCGTATGTCGCCTTTCTTCAAGACGGGCGGGGTTCGGGCTCGTAGCTTGGCCCCATGAATGACATCCATGGGGACAACGGGAGACTCGGGAACCCGCGCGGCATCGGCGATCTTCTGGACGTGGCCGTGGAGCGGGCCGTCCCGGTCGTCCGCGCGCTGCCCGACGGCTGTCTCGAAGCGGCGACGCCGTGCGCGGAATTCGATGTGAAGGCCCTGGTCAACCACCTCTTCCAGGTGATGGAGCAGTTCCAGCGGCTGGCCGCGAAGCAGGACTCCGATTTCACGGAGACCGCGGACCGGGTGGCCGAGGGGCCCGACTGGCGTGAGCGGTTCGGCGAGGAGGCCCGCAAGCTGGTGGCGGCATGGTCGGCGCCGGGTGCCGAGGAGGGGACGACCGGCGCGATGAACATGCCGGCGGCCACGGTCGGCTCCATGGTCCTGCTCGATCTGACCGTGCACATCTGGGACCTGGCGCGGGCGACGGGGCAGGAGTACGTGCCCGAGGGGGAGGCGCTCGCCGTCGTGGAGCGGCTGGCCGGGACCGTCGCGGAGCTGGCGCCGACGGCTCGGTCGATGGGGGTGTTCGGGGAGGCGGTGCCGGAGCCCGCGGGGGCGTCGGCGTTCGAGCGGCTGCTCGCGGCGACCGGGCGGGATCCGCGGTGGGCGGCGCCGGTGAGCTGAGCACCCCCGAGGAATAGAGGCGGGGCCGTCACCGTTCGAGGGTATAGTTGAATCGTCAACAACCTCGGAGGGTGAGAGCAATGCAGTTCGGGATCTTCAGCGTCGGTGACGTCACGGCCGATCCGACGACGGGCCGTACGCCGAGTGAGCACGAGCGCATCAAGGCCATGCTCGCCATCGCCCTGAAGGCGGAGGAGGTCGGGCTCGACGTCTTCGCCACCGGCGAGCACCACAACCCGCCCTTCGTGCCCTCGTCGCCGACCACGATGCTCGGCTACATCGCCGCCCGCACCGAGAACCTGATCCTCTCCACCTCCACGACGCTGATCACCACGAACGACCCGGTGAAGATCGCCGAGGACTTCGCGATGCTCCAGCACGTCGCGGACGGCCGCGTCGACCTGATGATGGGCCGCGGCAACACCGGCCCCGTCTACCCCTGGTTCGGCAAGGACATCCGCGAGGGCATCAACCTCGCCGTCGAGAACTACGCCCTGCTGCGCCGCCTGTGGGACGAGGACGTCGTGACGTGGGAGGGCAAGTTCCGTACGCCGCTGCAGTCCTTCACCTCGACGCCGCGCCCGCTCGACGGGGTCGCGCCCTTCGTGTGGCACGGCTCGATCCGCTCGCCCGAGATCGCCGAGCAGGCCGCGTTCTACGGTGACGGGTTCTTCCACAACAACATCTTCTGGCCGATGGAGCACACCAAGCAGATGGTGAACCTCT
This window contains:
- a CDS encoding GNAT family N-acetyltransferase — protein: MTHSTGHRTAAEKMTHIGLVPWADADFDLLLKNNAPEMTAHLGGPETLDQLMDRHRRYLALSTLDGHGRMFRITAGPDAPAAGSIGYWATPWQGERIWETGWGVLPGYQGRGIAAAAARLVAAHAAADRARLRHLHAFPAVDHSASNGVCRSAGFTLRGPCDFEYPKGRAIRCHDWHLDLRTLSRASS
- a CDS encoding helix-turn-helix domain-containing protein, which encodes MAAPSRGTRGIVDPNELLTRVRFRRHEPAEPLRHYVENYWFIDWDLSEPYASHIVPHPSVNLTFERYDDEGGAEGPGGPPVGVVTGVALGLFTKKLTGRGRVCGVKFRSGGFRPYAPDVPVIHWTGQELPMGDVFTGAPPDIARAVTGPDDEHARVAALDAFLLARAAAADPQADLAMDLVDRIRTDTTVHRVGEFAAAQGLSVRALQRLFSAYVGVGPKWIILRHRIHQALERADSDAAVDWSALAADLGYADQAHLVRDFTATVGVPPTAYAPRNR
- a CDS encoding DUF2637 domain-containing protein — translated: MAAPQLTRTHRILIGVVVAGAVVIAGIGFAGSYAAVRSLALQKGFGNFSYVFPIGIDAGICVLLALDLLLTWIRIPFPLLRQTAWLLTAATIAFNGAAAWPDPLGVGMHAVIPILFVVSVEAARHAVGRIADITADKHMEGVRLTRWLLSPLPTFLLWRRMKLWELRSYEQVIKLEQDRLVYQARLHSRFGRAWRRKAPVESLMPLRLARYGVPLAETAPSGLAAAGIEPALLPPAPSPSPAAPVPELERPAPVATGPQPAAVAPGTPAAAAAAAAAAAGEESSPWFATPPQPASYDGGYDPTYVPEQEYEPWYQEQQDDQAPGQVQEQLPAEAFVPAQMQMQAQEPEFPVPSGPNRTRQLGEGIETGEEPPTEEDLYQVFRKSIDGEGGPTPGTFHANVEATFGTSLEPRDLHRYMDLFMQRLNSEFIEDHIA
- a CDS encoding SDR family NAD(P)-dependent oxidoreductase, translating into MTAAAPAAASRIAVITGASSGIGAATARQLAAAGYRVVLTARRKDRIETLAAEINDAGHQAAAYALDITDRAAVDEFATAFKTIGVLVNNAGGALGADPVATGDPAEWRQMYETNVIGTLNVTQALLPALTASGDGTVVVLSSTAGHGTYEGGAGYVAAKHAEHVLAETLRLEIVGTPVRVIEVAPGMVKTEEFALTRFGGDTEKAEKVYAGVAEPLSADDVADTITWAVTRPSHVNIDLLVVRPRAQASNTKVHREL
- a CDS encoding YnfA family protein; this encodes MLVARSALLFVLAALFEIGGAWLVWQGVREHRGWAWIGAGVIALGVYGFVATLQPDGEFGRILAAYGGVFVAGSIAWGMVADGYRPDRWDVTGALICLAGMAVIMYAPRGGR
- a CDS encoding RtcB family protein, encoding MSYVEVPGAKVPIRMWTDPASVEDVAMQQLRNVSTLPWIKGLAVMPDVHFGKGATVGSVIAMHGAVCPAAVGVDIGCGMSAVKTSLTANDLPGDLSRLRSKIEQAIPVGRGMHDDPVDPGRLHGFGTGAWDDFWGRFEGVADAVKFREERAAKQMGTLGGGNHFWEFCLDTDNSVWVMLHSGSRNIGKELADHHIGVAQKLSHNQGLVDRDLAVFIAQTPQMAAYRNDLFWAQEYAKYNRAIMMALSLDVIRREFKKAKPTFEPVISCHHNYVSEERYDGMDLLVTRKGAIRAGSGEYGIIPGSMGTGSYIVKGLGNVASFNSASHGAGRRMSRNAAKKQFSTKDLEEQTRGVECRKDSGVVDEIPGAYKPIEKVIDQQRDLVEVVAKLKQVICVKG
- a CDS encoding LLM class flavin-dependent oxidoreductase, whose amino-acid sequence is MQFGIFSVGDVTADPTTGRTPSEHERIKAMLAIALKAEEVGLDVFATGEHHNPPFVPSSPTTMLGYIAARTENLILSTSTTLITTNDPVKIAEDFAMLQHVADGRVDLMMGRGNTGPVYPWFGKDIREGINLAVENYALLRRLWDEDVVTWEGKFRTPLQSFTSTPRPLDGVAPFVWHGSIRSPEIAEQAAFYGDGFFHNNIFWPMEHTKQMVNLYRRRFAHYGHGAPEQAIVGLGGQVFMRKNSQDAVREFRPYFDNAPVYGHGPSLEDFTSQTPLTVGSPQQVIERTLGFREHVGDYQRQLFLMDHAGLPLKTVLEQLDILGEEVVPVLRKEFANSRPANVPDAPTHASRVAEAELRTQQEKEVPTV
- a CDS encoding DUF3558 domain-containing protein, with product MQRKAYVPGVAALLAALLTGCTGGSGATGDATDSKPGDVGTSAVAARPGKYRTLPEPCRQLDKGTLDKMLPGIKQLPEGEQRDKAYEGAATVTYDTDRRVGCRWKDDGADATHRLLVDFERVVSYDNTVSDDTEAGQVFTSKRTDAHLPEPVPTDTTSPTASDSPSAGADKDAGDDSEKAGKKSGKTDDEASDEASGKTDDASSSPSDDSAPGADLQPRALEGLADEAFLDDQLTASASAGGHRTVTVVFRTSNVIVTVEYEQQPGPAAKVPDSKEMQDRAQELAQKLAGTLGG
- a CDS encoding TIGR03086 family metal-binding protein, producing MNDIHGDNGRLGNPRGIGDLLDVAVERAVPVVRALPDGCLEAATPCAEFDVKALVNHLFQVMEQFQRLAAKQDSDFTETADRVAEGPDWRERFGEEARKLVAAWSAPGAEEGTTGAMNMPAATVGSMVLLDLTVHIWDLARATGQEYVPEGEALAVVERLAGTVAELAPTARSMGVFGEAVPEPAGASAFERLLAATGRDPRWAAPVS
- a CDS encoding DUF3558 domain-containing protein, producing MHRPTKRLTRIFVCAAAVPVILVASGCSSGSDSGDGADKRSSKASASPSDAAAKVKAAAYDSLPQPCAAISKKTLDDLVPEAKSGKAGSSDDESVRGTCSWSSLDNKGVKGSQFRWLNASLMRFDSDAARGSGNKLAHEYFTKQVTDAQSVDGAKSPKAEPVSGTGDEATAVTYELKKKEGTFKQQTVVTRVENVVVTIDYNGAGLAGETTPGADELVKDAEKAAKDAAAAVVSANGAGGSDTAGSASSKPSDKASSEPSEKASAKSSAKPSEKSSSKTSATPSDKASSKS
- a CDS encoding GNAT family N-acetyltransferase, which produces MKITDMEPGDPRLGAEVLPVLQELRPHLTGELFSEVYAQGYPQGLRFTAAYTDDGSCAGVAGWRVVANTSALRKLYVDDLVTAERARSGGVGRALLTYLEERARELGCRTLQLDSGTRRTDAHRFYLRERMDITAFHFTKKLG